The DNA sequence CAGGAAGTTTCGTGTTAAGTGTCTGAGCTATTCGTTCggaaactgtatgtgtttgtgggtGAAATCgcatgttttatttgtgtacagagTGAAATATAGGAAATAAAGACAATTCGACTTCTCTTAGTTTACGATACGGCAACGCGCTGACAAATAAGGTAAAGCAATCCGTTTTCTGGTAATattctttaatatttttgtttgtacGATGTGTGGTGGAATTgatatggatgatttttgtttttaaaggacGGGCACGATGTATTTCACAGCTCTATGCAGTCAGATAGTTCTCATGCTTCTTTGCCACGCACTTTGTTACGGTAAACTTACACTTAATATTACAGTGCTAATGTTgttacacaataataatataaatataattaagtaCTATgcctaattataataataatttgtccgTTTACAAGCGGCCTCACAAAGTAATAACATTAAATGGTATTCATATGTACACTCAATAATTAATTGTAAGATTTACacaatacaattttatataaaaaatcatttaaaaaaatcaaattgagttgagtaatctttaaaaaaaatacacattggctagatacatgtacaatattttaaattgtattcatttaattatgtttatcattaaacaattcaatgttataaaattgaaatgcgtaaataaaaaataaaaaaaaataggctgtAATAGGTTTTTGAGTACTTGGGCTACATAAATAGGAAAGTAACAAAGCcataatttcagtctgttttaaGAACAGTGCAATTCTTACAAAAAGCACTGCAGAACAATTCATTCACATTAATTTGGTGTTCAAATTGTATGTTTCTTTTTATCAATTCATTAAAAACATTCTAGAACCAGCAGAGGAGGACTTCAGCTGTTTCAATGACTATGAAAGAGAAATGAAATGCAgtctttcttctaaaaatctcataAATTGCTCTGAATACAAGctcaacacaacacacactgtattAGAagagtaagtgattttatttctACTATGCTACAGGCATATAGTTCCATTATAACTATAACCATGATGTGGTTACTGGGTTGTGAGaattgaacaaatctttttatcCATCAACATCTGAATTTACTGTTCATTGCAATTCATTGTACATTCTTATATTACAGGCtaaataaatatacatgtatTTTTGAGAGAAGTCATCACAATGCTAGTGTTTGTGAATGCAAGTTTGAAATACCAGGGTTTGTTCCGATGGAGATCTTCTGTACTACACTTCTGCAGGGAGtgaatgttttattcacaaaaaatTTTTCAACTCTGGAGTTCAGTGAGTATAATctttgtttatactgtatgttcatgttaatttatattaaaaaaataaaaaaaaaatgtatagcatttatgctttttttattattattatttttattcaattctgtaataaaaaaacaaaaaagttgactttttgtggatgtattttgATACATCACTTACAAATGCCTTCTTCATTTTCTCCAGTCAAACCAAAAACTCCAGCTATCTTATCGGTGCAGAAGACTCCAAATGGAGACTTTAAAGTAACTTGGGACAACAAGTACAAGGATAAAACTAGATATTTTGCACAAAGTTTGAGTATAGAGCTGACTTATGGCATCAAAGGAGGAAAAGACACAGTAAGGAAGAATATATGAACCATATTCACAGTATATGATCATATGGATGtgtcataaagaaataaaaaacaaatctttGTCCATACAGGTGTCCAAAATGGTGATGGACAGTATGGGATTCTATGAGATTGTGGGTAGAAATCTCCAGCCAAATACCGACTACATTCTGACAGCAAGAGTGAAAACAAACTATAACAATAATGAGATATTTAGTGACCGAAGCACACCATATGAATTCACTACTTGTAAGTCTATGTATATTTGTCTCAAATTAATCTCCACAGGTATGGTATACGCTTAAATAAAACTGATAAATCTTTGTGTTTCACAGCTCCGTCCCTTAGTGAAATACTCAAAATAGTAATTCCAGGTGTATGTGTTGGTTTGATCATTATAATATTCATTATCTTCATCTGCTTTTTCAGGTAAAGATCTCTATTTGATCTCTTTCCATTAGTCTACATTAAACCATTTaacaatacttttttttcttcttcttcttcttgcccAATTCAATTCTGACACATTTGATTTCCTCATTACAGAATCAAGAGGATGTGGTGGGACAAGATCACCAAGCCAGAAATAGATCCAAACCTTGGAAAACAGAAggttagagagagagataaaatttGTTTTGCTAACATTATTAATTCACtgtaaaaaccaaaaaacaaaaaaaaaaaacaagtaattaaaaataattcaaggcaccatttggggttcctcagatgCCACATCAGTGAAACTCTCTGAAGATCCTCCAGACACCCTTTTAGTTCTCTGAGAAACTTACTCATAGTTTCTGCAGGAACTCTCAAGGACTGTCAATGGTTCATTAATAAGCAAAAAGTATCAAGGCACTTGAAATATTCCTTGAGGACATAAACAGGATATTTGAGGCTCTTTTACAGGGTTTCTGTAGAGGGTTCTGCCGGTGTGGCAGCTGAGAAATCCCAAATGGTGGCTTgtgtatatttaaattattacagtGTATCCTGGAAAATAAATCTCAGTTTTATTATAATCTTGATTAATATCAATATGAGTtccatattttttcattgtttcataGGGTCACATGTTGCCTCCTTCCAATATGAAGTTCTCCCCAGTCGTTGTTGAGATTCCAAAACTGGACCTCCAGGAAGAAAAGAAATGGTAAGGTTTTCTGAGTTCTGccaaaacattgaaaacatgcttGACTTTCTTCAGTCTAATTCTGATTAATGGAAACATGCCTCAACATGTTTTACTTTCTACAGGTTAGTAGCGTTGTCGGAAgatacaaacaatgaacaaagttTCAATAGTGTTGACTCGACTCATAGTGTGGATTATGGTCAGGCGTGCTCTGGTATCCAGGAACAGAATATGAGCATACTAACACGCACCATGCTTGCCCTGCAAGAGCTGCCATTGTTACCCACTAACACTGTGATACCAAGCAAAAGTCTAGATATTGGTTCCCAAAGAGAAAGCAATAGTGCAAACAGAGATTCGGGGAATGGCTCAGGGTCATCGTTTTTAAGAAACAATTCCTATTTGGAATCATCAGTCCCAGATGATTCTTCATTCTTAGATATCTCTTTTGATCCTTCATATCAGTCTTACAAGAGGGAATTTTTTAATCCGGACCCAGTAGACTGCCTTAAGACCCAGCTTAATTCTGCTATTGTGGAAGATGGATATCAGGACATAGGAAATGTAAATCATGCAAACGGTAGCTCTGATGTTAATGAGAAGTTCATCATGAAAAATCTTATCACCTCTAAAAATCCACTGTATCCTTGTTTGACTCCCCATGATGATGGCATCACCCCAAGTAGTGATTGCTACCAGGATTTCCAAAGCTTATCGAAAAACACAGGAGAACAATGGAGCCCTACCACGTGTGCTGAAATAGCACTTGGGGAGTGTGGAGCACTGAAAATCCCTCAAACCGTTTTGGGTACTGACCATACACCCACATCAGTTCAACAAAGTTCTTGGACCTCTTCTTTGCATATCTCACCCTGCATTCAAATGGACAGTTCCTATCATTCTGTTTAACTCTGCAGTCAAAACAGATACAAGGTAAACGCTTGTAACGTTGcattaattttctgtgtaatctCATGGGATGTTACACTTGCAGTGAATTTTGATGAATCATTCATTTGAAAGCATGACCTGTGACAACTAAATTAAGGGTTTCAAAAAGGGGTTCTCACAGCGATGCCATAAAAGTACCATTTTTGGTTTTTAAGAAACTTTTTCcaccacaaaaaacattttgtattatGGAAAGGTCCCATTGATGGAAGAGGTTTTTCATGGAACCATACatgctaatatatttttaatatatgtttAAATCTTTTAGACACCGAGCCGAAACCTTAAACACTGGCTTAAATGCTTCAATCATGATGCCAGTGTTTGACATTTTAAAGTCACATTTGATAAGGCATATTTGAAAGGCATTATGATAAGGTCAAATGGTATCCTCTTCAGTATTAGAAAACAAAGTGAACTGAACctgtatttttcaatttttttgcCCTGTATATACAATAACTTTTGGTTTGGATGACATTGTTACTTCTTGTTGTTTGTGGTCGAGGATTATGATATTGTCACTATTTTTGTAACAGCAAACTGTTTAATAGTCACTCAGACCTCTTAACAATACTACtactattgcaaaaaaaaaaaaagaaaaaagtatttgacTGTATATTTTccttgtacaggtgcatctcaaattagaatgtcgtggaaaagttcatttatttcagtaattcaactcaaattgtgaaactcgtgtattaaataaattcaatgcacacagactgaagtagtttaagtctttggttcttttaattgtgatgattttggctcacatttaacaaaaacccaccaattcactctctcaaaaaattagaatacatcataagaccaataaaaaaaaaaacatttttagtgaattgttggccttctggaaagtatgttcatttactgtatatgtgctcaatacttggtaggggctccttttactttaattactgcctcaattcggcgtggcatggaagtgatcagtttgtggcattgctgaggtggtatggaagcccaggtttctttgacagtggccttcagctcatctgcattttttggtctcttgtttctcattttcctcttgacaataccccatagattctctatggggttcaggtctggtgagtttgctggccagtcaagcacaccaacaccatggtcatttaaccaacttttggtgcttttggcagtgtgggcaggtgccaaatcctgctggaaaatgaaatcagcatctttaaaaagctggtcagcagaaggaagcatgaagtgctccaaaatttcttggtaaacgggtgcagtgactttggttttcaaaaaacacaatggaccaacaccagcagatgacattgcaccccaaatcatcacagactgtggaaacttaacactggacttcaagcaacttgggctatgagcttctccacccttcctccagactctaggaccttggtttccaaatgaaatacaaaacttgctctcatctgaaaagaggactttggaccactgggcaatagtccagttcttcttctccttagcccaggtaagacgcctctgatgttgtctgtggttcaggagtggcttaacaagaggaatatgacaactgtatccaaattccttgacacgtctgtgtgtggtggctcttgatgccttgaccccagcctcagtccattccttgtgaagttcacccaaattcttgaatcgattttgcttgacaatcctcataaggctgcggttctctcggttggttgtgcatctttttcttccacactttttccttccactcaactttctgttaacatgcttggatacagcacactgtgaacagccagcttctttggcagtgaatgtttgtggcttaccctccttgtgaagggtgtcaatgattgtcttctggacaactgtcagatcagcagtcttccccatgattgtgtagcctagtgaaccaaactgagagaccattttgaaggctcaggaaacctttgcaggtgttttgagttgattagctgattggcatgtcaccatattctaattttttgagatagtgaattggtgggtttttgttaaatgtgagccaaaatcatcacaattaaaagaaccaaagacttaaactacttcagtctgtgtgcattgaatttatttaatacacgagtttcacaatttgaattgaattactgaaataaatgaacttttccacgacattctaatttattgagatgcacctgcatATAGCTAGTACTTCTCTGACTCTAACTATTCTCAATTGCATGCTTGCTATCTTTTGACCATGGCATTCTAACACAAGAAAAGTAAAGCACTTTGTTTTTTAaagcacctttaaaaaaagagtgatataaatgtaaaaatgttacatattgttcTAATATGATTCTTTTCAAGTAAAACTTCATATTAGTGAAATAGAGTGTGAGTAGTTGAGTTTCTTTCAAAAGAGAACTAGAACTGGTTTTGTTCTACATGTTACACTGTAAGAACCAGGAAACTGTacaaatatttttctaatttctttgGAAGTCACACACGTCATATACACTGGCATGTCATGACATTTATTCTCCAAATGTAAGTGCTGTTCAAAGTAAGTTAATCTAAACTGAGTTTACCTGGGTTCTCCATTATAGTTCACATACTGTGATCTCAAATTACAGGATTGCTGGTATGTAAATGGTCTTAATGGAAAAGATTACAGTACAATTCTCTGCAGTAAGAATGATACagattatatatattttgaaataccATCTCTTCAAATTAATGCAATATTAACAGCCATTTGAAAGCTGTTGATCTAGACTAACGTAACTAATAATTATCTTGAGATACTGTAAACATAATACATACAGGAACAGTTAATTTGGtcttgaatacatttgtttttctttactcACAGCAAGTAAAAGACACAAAAAAGAAATGAGAGAAATCTGCTTTTTTTCAAAACAGACTTCCATCCGTCTTAATTTTCCAGTCTGTCACTGAACTGTGGGCTAGACTGCCTCctgtgtttacattcttgaatTTTCCAGTTTATCCCTtgcatgcatttaataatgttaaatgGACTATTGAAGCACCATCTGCTGGGCCTAAATTCAAAACGGCCTAGTCTTTCATGAAATCATACCTGACATTGTGACTGTATACTGATTGTGCgtatgtatatacaatatacaatttcATAGTCCAAATTAGCTTTGCTTAATAAAGTTACATTGGCAATAACTAGATCACAATTTTGAATTAAATACAGAAGTCAGAGTGTTGTGGGCGCAATTGCCAACAGTTGAATATTAACCCACTGACTGTATCTCAAATGAGCATATAGTTTTATTCTTTATGTGTTAACAATTATTTTGTTGTTTGGAGCAATATTTGTTTAAAGCAGGTGTCTAAATTTTACTTATACTTGTATTGCATAATTAGTTATACCCTTTGTACTAACGAAAACTGATCATCTTATACCTCAATAACAGCGTCTTTAACAGATATACTGATTAAATTATGTCCATTAGAAATTTTAAGGAGTTAAAGGTCATACAATTTTATATTTCATAGTTACAATTGCCCTCAACCTCAatcatataaaaatatgtatgGTATACCAGCTACAGTATTAGCATCTGTAATATATGGTAACTTTTAACTAACAATGTACGGATAAAATAGATGTTTCAATTTAAAGGCATCAACACTTGACAACTTTAGAAAAAAATGGGATAGccaaaaatatttacatgcctcatgcaagctttatatatatatatatatatatatatatatatatatatatacgtgtgtgtgtgtatatatatatatatatatatatatatatatatatatatatatatatatatatatatatacacacacacacatacatgtatatatatatatatatatatatatatatatatatatatatatatatatatatataagtgaaaAGATCACATTTTATCATACTGTAGGCACAGTAGTAGAAGTCTGTTGAGCATacgtatacactggcagccaaaggtttggaataatgtacagaatttgctgttatagaaagaaattggtacttttattcaccaaagtggcattcaactgatcacaatgtatagtcaggacattaataacatgaaaaattactattacaatttgaaaaaatcttCAGAACTtatttaaagagttctcatcaaaaaatcctccacgtgcagcaatgacagctttgcagatccttggcattctagctgtcagtttgtccagatactcaggtgacatttcaccccggggttaagatccataacactcttttccaattatctcttccaatgtctgtgtttctttgcccaatctaacctttttttttgtttttctgtttcaaaagtggctttttctttgcaattcttcccataaggcctgcacccctgagccttctctttactgttaacatgaaactggtgttgagcgggtagaattcaatgaagctgtcagctgaggacatgtgaggcatctatttctcaaactagagactctgatgactcaagatggcgccgagtatggctgctgcgttgcgagttccgacacaacatggcagtgttttgtttgttttgttcacaattctcatgttttttgtcttggatgttgtctgcctcatTGTCTATGACAgataaacacttttggacattggttcagcaatttcacaccgtaacccggacttcaaattcctcaatgctgacccgctgtttacaaacaagcaagcggagccctttgtctgggcagtccggacgcggaaacgcaggaggaaaaggggaaacagagccggcgttctcttcagagtaagacgccgcgcaaatcgacccctgctacccactattctactagcaaatgttcagtctctggataacaagctctgcgagctgaaagcgcggatctctttccaacgagagacgagggactgctgcattatctgcctaacagaaacttgggtgtctgcggagattccagactcagccattgaacccgcggggttctccgtgcaccgagcggacagagcgaaagagctctcaggtaaaagcagaggtggtggtgtatgttttaatatcaacaaatcctggtgtgatcagaggaacatacattctatcaagtctttctgctctcctgatctgaaatttctcatgcttctgtgtcgaccattctggctaccgagggaattcacagcggtcattatcacagctgtgtacattcccccacaagccgacacagaccaggcactcaaggaactgtataggagtataagtgagcatgaaaccgcgcaccctgaggccgcgttcattgtgaccggggactttaataaagccagtttcaaatcagtcgcaccaaaataccaccagcacattagtttcaacacacgaggggaccgggttttggaccattgctacaaatccctcccccgcccaccatttggcaaatcggaccactcttccattctgcttctgcccgcttacaggcagaaactgaaacaggaagcacccaccctcagaacgatatagtgctggtcggaccaatcagactctatgctacaagactgttttgatcacacggactgggagatgttccggtccgcctctgatgacgacatcgagctttacgctgatagtgtaatgtgtttcatcaaaaagtgcgtggaggacgttgttccgaccagaacaacacggatctatccgaaccagaagccatggataaatagcgatgttcgcgcggcacttattgtgcggacctccgctttcaattccgggaacgcggaggagcataaacaagccagttatgccctccgaaaaacagcaaaacaccagaacagcaaaacgccagaacaggaacaagattgaaggacagtttaacaccaccaaatctagaagcatgtggcagggaattaacatcatcacggactttaaaaggaataaaaactccgccatgaacaccgctacctctctcccggataagctaaatactttttatgctagttttgagggaaataacaccgccctcatggagagagagctctcgcggccgaagctacagaggttagttcactctctgtctctgtagcggatgtaacccgatccttccgacgggtgaatagccgcaaagccacgggcccagacggcattccgggccacgtcatcagagcgtgcgcgaaccagctggctggtgtttttacagacattttcaacctttccctctctttgtctgtagtccccacatgctttaaaacatccaccattgcgcctgttccaaagcaatcaaaaataacttgcttaaatgactgccctcctgttgctctgacccccatcatcagcaaatgctttgagagactaatcagagattacatctgctctgtgctgcctctctctcttgacccattgcagtttgcttaccacaacaaccgctccactgatgatgccattgcatctacactacacactgctctctcccacctggaaaaaaagaacacttatgtgagaatgctgtttgtagactacagctcagcattcaacaccatagtgccctccaagctagatgagaaactccgggctctgggcttaaacagctcgctgtgcagctggaacctggacttcctgtcaagcagataggcagcaacatctcctcatcactgaccctcaacactggagccccacagggctgtgttctcagcccactcttgtattccctgtacacacatgactgtgtggcaacacatagctccaatgccatcattaagtttgctgatgacacaacggtggtaggtctgatcactgacaatgatgaaacagcctacagagaggaggtgcacactctgacacgctggtgtcaggagcacaacctctccctcaacatcagtaagacaaaggagcttgtggtggacttcagaagaaaagacagagaacacagtcccatcaccatcaatggagcaccagtggagagagtcagcagcttcaagttcctgggtgtccacatcactgaggaactcacatggtccatccacattgaagtcgttgtgaagaaggctcatcagcgcctcttcttcctgagacggctgaggaagtttggaatgaaccgccacatcctcacacggttctacacctgcactgtagagagcatcctgactggctgcatctccgcctggtacggcaatagcacagcccacaaccgcaaagcactgcaaagggtggtgcgaactgccagacacatcatcggaggtgagcttccctccctccaggaaatatatacaaggcggtgtgtgaaaaaagctcggaggatcatcagagactccagccacccgagccatgggctgttctcactgctaccatcaggcaggcggtatcgcag is a window from the Myxocyprinus asiaticus isolate MX2 ecotype Aquarium Trade chromosome 13, UBuf_Myxa_2, whole genome shotgun sequence genome containing:
- the il4r.2 gene encoding uncharacterized protein il4r.2 isoform X2, with translation MYFTALCSQIVLMLLCHALCYEEDFSCFNDYEREMKCSLSSKNLINCSEYKLNTTHTVLEELNKYTCIFERSHHNASVCECKFEIPGFVPMEIFCTTLLQGVNVLFTKNFSTLEFIKPKTPAILSVQKTPNGDFKVTWDNKYKDKTRYFAQSLSIELTYGIKGGKDTVSKMVMDSMGFYEIVGRNLQPNTDYILTARVKTNYNNNEIFSDRSTPYEFTTSPSLSEILKIVIPGVCVGLIIIIFIIFICFFRIKRMWWDKITKPEIDPNLGKQKGHMLPPSNMKFSPVVVEIPKLDLQEEKKWLVALSEDTNNEQSFNSVDSTHSVDYGQACSGIQEQNMSILTRTMLALQELPLLPTNTVIPSKSLDIGSQRESNSANRDSGNGSGSSFLRNNSYLESSVPDDSSFLDISFDPSYQSYKREFFNPDPVDCLKTQLNSAIVEDGYQDIGNVNHANGSSDVNEKFIMKNLITSKNPLYPCLTPHDDGITPSSDCYQDFQSLSKNTGEQWSPTTCAEIALGECGALKIPQTVLGTDHTPTSVQQSSWTSSLHISPCIQMDSSYHSV
- the il4r.2 gene encoding uncharacterized protein il4r.2 isoform X1, with amino-acid sequence MYFTALCSQIVLMLLCHALCYEPAEEDFSCFNDYEREMKCSLSSKNLINCSEYKLNTTHTVLEELNKYTCIFERSHHNASVCECKFEIPGFVPMEIFCTTLLQGVNVLFTKNFSTLEFIKPKTPAILSVQKTPNGDFKVTWDNKYKDKTRYFAQSLSIELTYGIKGGKDTVSKMVMDSMGFYEIVGRNLQPNTDYILTARVKTNYNNNEIFSDRSTPYEFTTSPSLSEILKIVIPGVCVGLIIIIFIIFICFFRIKRMWWDKITKPEIDPNLGKQKGHMLPPSNMKFSPVVVEIPKLDLQEEKKWLVALSEDTNNEQSFNSVDSTHSVDYGQACSGIQEQNMSILTRTMLALQELPLLPTNTVIPSKSLDIGSQRESNSANRDSGNGSGSSFLRNNSYLESSVPDDSSFLDISFDPSYQSYKREFFNPDPVDCLKTQLNSAIVEDGYQDIGNVNHANGSSDVNEKFIMKNLITSKNPLYPCLTPHDDGITPSSDCYQDFQSLSKNTGEQWSPTTCAEIALGECGALKIPQTVLGTDHTPTSVQQSSWTSSLHISPCIQMDSSYHSV